Genomic window (Cyanobacteria bacterium GSL.Bin1):
ACTATGAAAAAAATAAGGCGGTTCTCGATAAAGTTATTTGCCCTGAATTAGCGTCGCCATAAACAAATGAAAGTCAAAGAGATCATCCGCCTTATTGAAAATGATGGTTGGCAACTTGCCAGAACTAGAGGCAGTCATCGTCAATATAAACACCCAACAAAGCCGGGCTTAGTTACCATTCCAGGAAAGCCTAATGATGATCTCGCTCCCGGAACTGAAAATAGTATCTTAAAACAGGCTGGAATCAAAAAGTAACAGGTAGGTTGTTAAAATGAACAGATATTTAATCGTAATTGAAAAAACATCAGCTGGATATTC
Coding sequences:
- a CDS encoding addiction module toxin, HicA family, encoding MKVKEIIRLIENDGWQLARTRGSHRQYKHPTKPGLVTIPGKPNDDLAPGTENSILKQAGIKK